A single window of Paenibacillus sp. SYP-B4298 DNA harbors:
- a CDS encoding Ppx/GppA family phosphatase, which yields MKEQRIGIIDIGSNSIRLVIYERTVHGAHRVIDGAKRAARLSQQVDEHGNLGQEAVAQLVDILNHFRMICGLQHVGFIRAVATAAIRNAANSKEVLAQLQAETGLDIELLSGLEEARYGFLGTMNSLDLEDGFLVDIGGGSSEVSLFRGRKLLRTVSFPFGCVSLARRFTSGGLMDAQQMLALEAYIRQALDSEPWIRESSGLPLIAVGGTARAFGKLVQARQHYPLSQTHNYAIDGTAAGELVAMLSPMPLEQRKKFPGLSKDRADVIVPGLAVLHEVFRASGAASYLICGSGLRDGLFFSTRFPHQPLLQDVLTYSVGNLAALHPQAPHAHIQQVRQTAASLLAALADRSALPARTSLCLDAAASLHRIGASIDSYRYESHTFYLIMNAPLNGLSHRELVITAAIASYKTKKRLRQLVLPYERLLEAQDMQHIVRLGTLLQLAVALNRSETQSLRQLGIKIQEGRLDLQPLLGSSELLLERQEVEALADDFSKAWGLTPVLYA from the coding sequence ATGAAGGAACAACGTATCGGCATTATAGATATTGGCTCCAATTCGATCCGGCTCGTCATCTATGAGCGAACCGTTCACGGAGCCCACCGGGTCATTGACGGCGCCAAGCGAGCGGCCAGGCTGAGCCAGCAGGTGGATGAACACGGCAATCTGGGGCAAGAGGCCGTCGCCCAGCTCGTCGACATTTTGAACCATTTCCGTATGATTTGCGGACTGCAGCATGTCGGCTTCATCCGTGCAGTAGCCACCGCAGCCATCCGCAATGCCGCCAACTCCAAGGAGGTGCTCGCCCAGCTTCAAGCGGAGACCGGGCTGGACATCGAGCTGCTGTCCGGGCTTGAGGAGGCTCGCTACGGCTTCCTGGGCACGATGAACAGCCTCGATCTGGAGGATGGCTTCCTGGTTGATATAGGAGGAGGCAGCTCCGAGGTGTCGCTGTTCCGCGGACGCAAGCTGCTGCGCACCGTCTCCTTCCCGTTCGGCTGCGTCAGTCTGGCCAGACGCTTCACGAGCGGCGGGCTGATGGATGCCCAGCAAATGCTCGCACTGGAGGCGTATATTCGCCAGGCTCTCGATAGCGAGCCCTGGATTAGGGAGAGCAGCGGTCTGCCGCTCATAGCGGTCGGCGGCACGGCACGCGCCTTCGGCAAGCTGGTGCAGGCGCGACAGCACTACCCGCTCTCCCAGACGCATAACTACGCGATTGACGGCACAGCAGCCGGGGAGCTGGTCGCTATGCTGTCCCCGATGCCGCTGGAGCAGCGCAAGAAGTTCCCCGGACTGTCCAAGGACCGGGCAGATGTGATCGTCCCAGGGCTCGCGGTGCTGCATGAGGTGTTCCGCGCCTCCGGGGCCGCCTCCTACCTGATCTGCGGCTCCGGCCTGCGTGACGGGCTGTTCTTCAGCACGCGCTTTCCCCATCAGCCGCTGCTGCAGGATGTCCTGACATACAGCGTAGGCAATCTGGCAGCGCTCCATCCGCAGGCGCCGCATGCACATATCCAGCAGGTACGGCAGACAGCGGCCAGCTTGCTGGCAGCGCTGGCTGACCGCAGCGCATTGCCTGCGCGGACAAGCCTGTGTCTGGACGCCGCCGCTTCGCTGCACCGGATCGGAGCGAGCATCGACTCGTATCGCTATGAGAGCCACACCTTCTATCTCATCATGAATGCGCCGCTTAACGGTCTGTCTCACCGTGAGCTGGTCATCACGGCAGCCATCGCCTCCTACAAGACCAAGAAGCGCCTGAGGCAGCTCGTCCTTCCCTACGAACGGCTGCTCGAAGCACAGGATATGCAGCATATCGTCCGGCTTGGCACGCTGCTGCAGTTGGCCGTTGCCCTCAACCGCAGCGAGACGCAGTCTCTGCGCCAGCTTGGCATCAAGATTCAGGAGGGGCGCCTTGACCTGCAGCCGCTGCTCGGGAGCAGCGAGCTGCTGCTGGAGCGCCAGGAGGTGGAGGCGCTGGCAGACGATTTCAGCAAGGCATGGGGGCTGACGCCCGTGCTGTACGCATAG